In one Drosophila gunungcola strain Sukarami chromosome 2R unlocalized genomic scaffold, Dgunungcola_SK_2 000004F, whole genome shotgun sequence genomic region, the following are encoded:
- the LOC128253971 gene encoding serine protease 30 isoform X1, translated as MQSYFAWIPFFTLFLVHQGFSRLLENNCGSAVGVRIVGGIDASEAAAVHMAAIYNKTQFLCGGTLIHRHYVLTAAHCLDYKGELVVKLGALKKSEPLVEYAVSDLIKHPNFDRWSYLNDIGLLKLSASVNYNPRIQPICIYLNKLFKSQVDVIPKFQAFGWGVTRNRTESDILQTITLNRVDPNQCRNQLHETLRPTQICAGVPNGDTCRGDSGGPITQKDKNNITYQFGIVSYGKEDCDSLGVYTDVTSYVDWIEQTINNSTAEPQNPSTKVRPEQPRNFNSLVTSNFPELMNDYCAQDSMKSIIRPTIYGPDFKALGVLIHDQFVITVATDMPENEDSLEVSVLGATNYEEYKVSSVFKHPQYDLALLKLMQSVARHERLKPICMLAKDEYQRMAQRTPPFAIFDNEQSKEFVVYPSNPKLCKHFTGLELNAYQICVNTPIELNPNQEKIGDILVTHMNFYGRKWIVLLGIVSYSSDGAYVFTNVIGHTKWIWDKINNNQN; from the exons ATGCAGTCATATTTCGCGTGGATTCCTTTCTTCACCTTGTTCCTGGTCCACCAGGGTTTTTCTAGGTTGCTGGAGAACAATTGCGGATCTGCAGTTGGAGTCAGAATTGTCGGTGGCATCGATGCATCAGAAGCAGCTGCTGTCCATATGGCAGCCATATATAATAAGACACAATTTCTTTGTGGTGGCACACTGATTCATAGGC ACTATGTTTTGACTGCGGCTCATTGCTTGGATTATAAAGGCGAGCT AGTGGTGAAGTTGGGAGCACTCAAAAAAAGTGAACCTCTGGTCGAGTACGCTGTTAGTGATCTCATAAAGCACCCAAATTTCGACAGATGGAGTTACCTGAATGATATAGGCCTGCTTAAACTTTCAGCCAGTGTCAACTACAATC CCAGAATTCAACCAATCTGCATTTATCTAAATAAGCTTTTTAAGAGCCAAGTCGACGTCATCCCAAAGTTTCAAGCCTTTGGCTGGGGTGTAACACGAAACAGAACTGAAAGCGATATTCTTCAAACTATCACTCTTAACCGAGTTGATCCGAACCAGTGCAGAAATCAATTGCATGAAACTCTGAGACCAACTCAGATCTGCGCTGGTGTCCCAAATGGAGACACCTGTCGTGGCGATTCTGGCGGTCCAATAACCcaaaaagataaaaacaatataacaTATCAGTTCGGGATCGTAAGCTACGGAAAGGAAGATTGCGATTCATTAGGAGTGTATACCGATGTGACTAGCTATGTGGATTGGATTGAGCAAACAATTAATAACTCTACTGCTGAACCCCAAAACCCCTCCACAAAAGTTCGCCCAGAGCAGCCTCGGAATTTTAATTCTCTTGTTACTTCGAATTTTCCCGAATTGATGAACGACTACTGCGCTCAAGACTCAATGAAATCGATCATACGGCCAACCATTTATGGACCAGATTTTAAGGCGCTTGGCGTGTTGATTCATGACC AATTTGTCATCACAGTTGCCACAGACATGCCGGAAAACGAAGATTCTTT aGAAGTGTCAGTCTTGGGAGCAACGAACTATGAGGAATATAAAGTTTCATCGGTGTTTAAGCACCCACAGTATGATTTAGCCCTGCTTAAGCTGATGCAATCAGTGGCCAGAcatg aACGGCTGAAACCCATCTGTATGCTTGCGAAAGATGAATACCAAAGAATGGCCCAAAGAACTCCTCCTTTTGCCATATTTGACAACGAGCAAAGTAAAGAGTTTGTCGTTTATCCCTCCAATCCCAAACTATGCAAGCACTTTACCGGACTTGAGCTCAATGCATATCAGATTTGTGTGAACACCCCCATCGAATTGAATCCGAACCAGGAAAAAATTGGAGACATACTGGTAACGCACATGAATTTTTATGGTAGAAAATGGATTGTTTTGCTAGGTATTGTCAGTTATTCATCAGATGGCGCGTACGTTTTCACAAACGTAATAGGACACACAAAGTGGATCTGGgataaaattaacaataatcaAAACTAA
- the LOC128253971 gene encoding serine protease grass isoform X2, with translation MQSYFAWIPFFTLFLVHQGFSRLLENNCGSAVGVRIVGGIDASEAAAVHMAAIYNKTQFLCGGTLIHRHYVLTAAHCLDYKGELVVKLGALKKSEPLVEYAVSDLIKHPNFDRWSYLNDIGLLKLSASVNYNPRIQPICIYLNKLFKSQVDVIPKFQAFGWGVTRNRTESDILQTITLNRVDPNQCRNQLHETLRPTQICAGVPNGDTCRGDSGGPITQKDKNNITYQFGIVSYGKEDCDSLGVYTDVTSYVDWIEQTINNSTAEPQNPSTKVRPEQPRNFNSLVTSNFPELMNDYCAQDSMKSIIRPTIYGPDFKALGVLIHDQFVITVATDMPENEDSLEVSVLGATNYEEYKVSSVFKHPQYDLALLKLMQSVARHERLKPICMLAKDEYQRMAQRTPPFAIFDNEQSKEFVVYPSNPKLCKHFTGLELNAYQICVNTPIELNPNQEKIGDILMARTFSQT, from the exons ATGCAGTCATATTTCGCGTGGATTCCTTTCTTCACCTTGTTCCTGGTCCACCAGGGTTTTTCTAGGTTGCTGGAGAACAATTGCGGATCTGCAGTTGGAGTCAGAATTGTCGGTGGCATCGATGCATCAGAAGCAGCTGCTGTCCATATGGCAGCCATATATAATAAGACACAATTTCTTTGTGGTGGCACACTGATTCATAGGC ACTATGTTTTGACTGCGGCTCATTGCTTGGATTATAAAGGCGAGCT AGTGGTGAAGTTGGGAGCACTCAAAAAAAGTGAACCTCTGGTCGAGTACGCTGTTAGTGATCTCATAAAGCACCCAAATTTCGACAGATGGAGTTACCTGAATGATATAGGCCTGCTTAAACTTTCAGCCAGTGTCAACTACAATC CCAGAATTCAACCAATCTGCATTTATCTAAATAAGCTTTTTAAGAGCCAAGTCGACGTCATCCCAAAGTTTCAAGCCTTTGGCTGGGGTGTAACACGAAACAGAACTGAAAGCGATATTCTTCAAACTATCACTCTTAACCGAGTTGATCCGAACCAGTGCAGAAATCAATTGCATGAAACTCTGAGACCAACTCAGATCTGCGCTGGTGTCCCAAATGGAGACACCTGTCGTGGCGATTCTGGCGGTCCAATAACCcaaaaagataaaaacaatataacaTATCAGTTCGGGATCGTAAGCTACGGAAAGGAAGATTGCGATTCATTAGGAGTGTATACCGATGTGACTAGCTATGTGGATTGGATTGAGCAAACAATTAATAACTCTACTGCTGAACCCCAAAACCCCTCCACAAAAGTTCGCCCAGAGCAGCCTCGGAATTTTAATTCTCTTGTTACTTCGAATTTTCCCGAATTGATGAACGACTACTGCGCTCAAGACTCAATGAAATCGATCATACGGCCAACCATTTATGGACCAGATTTTAAGGCGCTTGGCGTGTTGATTCATGACC AATTTGTCATCACAGTTGCCACAGACATGCCGGAAAACGAAGATTCTTT aGAAGTGTCAGTCTTGGGAGCAACGAACTATGAGGAATATAAAGTTTCATCGGTGTTTAAGCACCCACAGTATGATTTAGCCCTGCTTAAGCTGATGCAATCAGTGGCCAGAcatg aACGGCTGAAACCCATCTGTATGCTTGCGAAAGATGAATACCAAAGAATGGCCCAAAGAACTCCTCCTTTTGCCATATTTGACAACGAGCAAAGTAAAGAGTTTGTCGTTTATCCCTCCAATCCCAAACTATGCAAGCACTTTACCGGACTTGAGCTCAATGCATATCAGATTTGTGTGAACACCCCCATCGAATTGAATCCGAACCAGGAAAAAATTGGAGACATACTG ATGGCGCGTACGTTTTCACAAACGTAA
- the LOC128253971 gene encoding chymotrypsinogen A isoform X5 yields MQSYFAWIPFFTLFLVHQGFSRLLENNCGSAVGVRIVGGIDASEAAAVHMAAIYNKTQFLCGGTLIHRHYVLTAAHCLDYKGELVVKLGALKKSEPLVEYAVSDLIKHPNFDRWSYLNDIGLLKLSASVNYNPRIQPICIYLNKLFKSQVDVIPKFQAFGWGVTRNRTESDILQTITLNRVDPNQCRNQLHETLRPTQICAGVPNGDTCRGDSGGPITQKDKNNITYQFGIVSYGKEDCDSLGVYTDVTSYVDWIEQTINNSTAEPQNPSTKVRPEQPRNFNSLVTSNFPELMNDYCAQDSMKSIIRPTIYGPDFKALGVLIHDR; encoded by the exons ATGCAGTCATATTTCGCGTGGATTCCTTTCTTCACCTTGTTCCTGGTCCACCAGGGTTTTTCTAGGTTGCTGGAGAACAATTGCGGATCTGCAGTTGGAGTCAGAATTGTCGGTGGCATCGATGCATCAGAAGCAGCTGCTGTCCATATGGCAGCCATATATAATAAGACACAATTTCTTTGTGGTGGCACACTGATTCATAGGC ACTATGTTTTGACTGCGGCTCATTGCTTGGATTATAAAGGCGAGCT AGTGGTGAAGTTGGGAGCACTCAAAAAAAGTGAACCTCTGGTCGAGTACGCTGTTAGTGATCTCATAAAGCACCCAAATTTCGACAGATGGAGTTACCTGAATGATATAGGCCTGCTTAAACTTTCAGCCAGTGTCAACTACAATC CCAGAATTCAACCAATCTGCATTTATCTAAATAAGCTTTTTAAGAGCCAAGTCGACGTCATCCCAAAGTTTCAAGCCTTTGGCTGGGGTGTAACACGAAACAGAACTGAAAGCGATATTCTTCAAACTATCACTCTTAACCGAGTTGATCCGAACCAGTGCAGAAATCAATTGCATGAAACTCTGAGACCAACTCAGATCTGCGCTGGTGTCCCAAATGGAGACACCTGTCGTGGCGATTCTGGCGGTCCAATAACCcaaaaagataaaaacaatataacaTATCAGTTCGGGATCGTAAGCTACGGAAAGGAAGATTGCGATTCATTAGGAGTGTATACCGATGTGACTAGCTATGTGGATTGGATTGAGCAAACAATTAATAACTCTACTGCTGAACCCCAAAACCCCTCCACAAAAGTTCGCCCAGAGCAGCCTCGGAATTTTAATTCTCTTGTTACTTCGAATTTTCCCGAATTGATGAACGACTACTGCGCTCAAGACTCAATGAAATCGATCATACGGCCAACCATTTATGGACCAGATTTTAAGGCGCTTGGCGTGTTGATTCATGACC GCTGA
- the LOC128253970 gene encoding transmembrane protease serine 9-like: MGASSAMRSHFALIPLFALFLGHQGASQFLEYPCGSPIGSRISGGSNANFENSIYMAAIFNQSNHFQCGGTVINKLFILTAAHCLDTKQRLYVNLGAYYKYTPKRQYDVSYGLQHRDYNKFSGQNDIGLLKLANSVDYNRQIQPMCIYLNKEIKKQLASVQTFEAFGWGRKRDGLESDILQTITLNQLNQQYCKSELGESLNSTQICAGVSNGDTCEGDSGGPLAQKVKLINNTILVVQFGIISYGKKTCDSVGVYTDVTSYVDWIQETISKYKDMLPAKSTPIPPVPQNYQQVNRPVAPEVWINSVCGGDGNSMTSIIRPTIYGPDFKAQGVLIADRFVLTVAADMPENAASLEVSVMGTTKYAEYGVSSVFKNKEYSDEIFLLELMQPVISNGQNKSICIVSETYQKDVENNKAWAIFDNVNLKEFRVDPFSPQLCSYYIGSVLEPNQLCVENPSGISHIPENSGNVLVNKITVNKKPFLVLIGIVSYSSDGMQVITNVMRYTRWIAGIINQFN; the protein is encoded by the exons ATGGGTGCTTCGAGTGCAATGCGGTCACATTTTGCATTGATTCCTTTGTTCGCTTTGTTTCTTGGCCACCAAGGTGCTTCCCAGTTCCTGGAGTATCCCTGTGGATCTCCGATTGGGAGCAGGATTAGCGGTGGCTCCAACGCAAACTTTGAAAATTCTATTTATATGGCAGCCATTTTTAATCAAAGCAATCATTTTCAATGCGGTGGCACAGTGATAAATAAAC TCTTTATTTTGACTGCTGCTCATTGCTTGGATACCAAACAAAGGCT atacGTGAATTTGGGAGCGTACTACAAATACACCCCAAAGCGTCAGTACGATGTCAGTTACGGCTTACAGCACCGTGACTACAATAAATTCAGTGGCCAGAACGATATAGGCCTGCTTAAACTGGCAAATAGTGTCGATTACAATC GTCAAATTCAACCAATGTGCATTTATTTGAATAAGGAGATTAAAAAGCAATTAGCGTCCGTGCAAACGTTTGAAGCCTTTGGTTGGGGCCGTAAACGCGACGGGCTGGAAAGCGATATTCTTCAAACTATCACTCTTAATCAACTAAATCAACAATATTGCAAATCTGAGTTGGGTGAAAGTCTTAATTCGACTCAGATCTGCGCTGGTGTCTCGAATGGAGACACCTGTGAAGGCGATTCTGGCGGTCCGTTGGCTCAAAAAGTCAAGTTAATTAATAACACGATACTTGTAGTTCAGTTCGGAATCATAAGCTATGGAAAAAAAACATGCGATTCGGTGGGGGTGTATACGGATGTGACCAGCTATGTAGATTGGATTCAGGAAACAATAAGCAAATATAAAGACATGCTCCCCGCCAAATCCACCCCAATCCCACCTGTTCCGCAAAATTATCAGCAGGTGAATCGGCCTGTGGCTCCGGAGGTGTGGATTAATAGTGTCTGCGGTGGGGATGGAAACTCGATGACATCGATCATACGCCCAACCATTTATGGACCTGATTTTAAGGCGCAGGGCGTGCTGATTGCAGACC GATTTGTCCTTACAGTTGCCGCAGACATGCCAGAAAATGCCGCCTCATT AGAAGTGTCTGTGATGGGAACAACAAAGTATGCAGAGTACGGTGTTTCCTCCGTCTTCAAGAACAAAGAGTATTCCgatgaaatatttttgcttgAACTGATGCAACCGGTGATTTCCAATg gcCAAAATAAATCAATCTGTATCGTGAGCGAAACCTACCAGAAGGatgttgaaaataataaagcatGGGCTATATTTGACAATGTGAATTTAAAAGAGTTTAGGGTTGATCCTTTCAGTCCCCAATTATGCTCGTATTATATAGGATCTGTACTTGAACCAAATCAACTTTGTGTTGAAAATCCCTCTGGAATAAGTCACATTCCCGAGAATTCTGGCAACGTATTGGTAAACAAGATAACGGTTAATAAAAAACCATTCCTTGTTTTAATAGGTATTGTCAGCTATTCATCTGATGGAATGCAGGTTATCACAAATGTTATGAGATATACTAGGTGGATCGCAGGCatcataaatcaatttaattaa